The segment GCGGTAGTGCGGGTCGATCTTGAGCGCTAACTGAAGCTCTTCGATGGCCTCGTAGGTTTTGCCCACTTTGTCGAGTATAGCGGCATAGTTGTAATGCGCCATGGCATGGCCGTTATCGAGCGCCGCGGCTCGCGCGAACGATTTCACGGCATCGTCCATGTTGGACATGTGGTAGTAGGCGATCCCTAGAAACGTGTGCAGATCTGCGCAGGCCGGATGGCCGTGCACGGCTTCCTGAAGAGCATCGATCGCCTCTTGGTAGCGCCCTGCCTTCAGAGCGTCTCGGGCTTTGTCTTCGGCTGCTTTAATGTCTGGGTCTTGATGCATCGACATGGAGTCCCCCTTTGAAGGATCAAACTATACGATTACTTGGATAAAATGGCCTGCAATGTGCGACTCGCCGCAGGTCGATGGAGCTTTTCGAGCACGAATCGAGAAGCTTCGGTCAGTTTCTCGATGTCGACGCCGGTTTCGATGCCCATCTCGGACAGCATATAGAGGAGGTCTTCTGAGGCTAAGTTGCCGGCGGCTCCGGGCGCAAAGGGACATCCGCCCAAACCGGCGGCAGACGAGTCGAATATCCAGATTCCATGAAGCATGGCCGTTAAAACGTTGGCCGCCGCCATGCCTCGCGTGTCGTGGAAGTGGTAGGCAAGTCTTTCTGGCGGAATCACCCTCAACAAGGAGTCCGTCAGTTTGGAAACTCTGGCGGGAGTCGCGGTACCAATGGTGTCGCCGATAGCAATCTCATCCGCGCCGATCTTGCCGAGTTGGTTGGCAACCGAAGATACGGCCTTGACCGGCACTGCGCCTTCGTACGGGCAATCAAAGGCCGTCGAGACGTAGGCGCGAACCCAAAGTCCCGCTCCCTTAGCCTGCGCCACGACCTCGGCATAGTTGGCCAGCGACTGTTCGATGGTCATGTTGATGTTTTTTTGGCTGAACGATTCGCTGGCTGCTGCGAAGACGGCGATTTCTTGGGCGCCTGATTCGACTGCGAGCTGAAGGCCTTTGGCGTTGGGCACCAAGACCGGGTAGCGAACCCCTAAGTTGCGTTGTATGGCCTTGAGGACGTCGCCCGTATCGGCCATCTGAGGCACGAGCGACGGCTTGACGAATGCGCCCGCCTCGATGGCGCTGAAGCCGGCCGCCGAAAGGAGATCGATGAACTGAGTTCTATCCTGCCACGATAGAGCGACCGGCTCGTTCTGAAGACCGTCCCGTGGTCCGACCTCGACGATTCTGACGCGCTTGGGCAGTTTTATGGAGGCGATCATTGGCGCGCTCCTGCGCTTAGATAGTTTCGACTTCGACAAGGATTTCTCCTTCTTTGACGACTTGGCCAACTGTGCACTTGATGGAAGTAACTTTTCCATCGTGCGGTGCGACCAGAGGCTGCTCCATTTTCATCGCTTCTAGCACAACAAGGCGCTGCCTTGCATGGACTTCGTCGCCAATGGACACTAGGACTTCCGTAACGACACCCGGCATGGGCGCCGAGAGAGTATCGGCCTGATGTCCGTGCGATCGTTTCTTTGTTGTCTTTGCGGGTTCGGCTCGCCAGGTTCGGCCTTGATGACCAATCCAGACTTCAGAAACGCTGGACGCCATGAATAGGGCGACTTTGCGGCCATTGCAATCGATGATCGCTTTGTGTCGGCTGTCCCACGAGACGGTCGCGTCGAGCACGCCGCTTAAGTCATAGATTTGACTGCGAATCTTATACTTTTGATTCATTGGGCTTTAAGCCTCCATGCATCGATCCATGGGCCTTGGCTTTGTGCAGACTCTATCGGTCGAGCCTGAGCCAAAGCGATCAAGACTTCATCGGTAGGCGGGGGTGGGGTTATCTCCATATTCTCTACGCTGTCGATCGTTATAGAACCCGACCGGAAGGCCGCCGAACCGATCAGGTCTATCAGGAATCCGACGTTGGTCCAGATTCCAAGGATTACAGTTTCCTGCAGCGCCAGTCTCAGACGATCGATGGCTTCGTCGCGGTCTGCTCCCCATGCGATGACCTTGCCAAGAAGCGAATCGTAGTTGAGGGTGATCTCGTCTCCAGATTCTAGCGCGCTGTCTACCCGAACGAAGGGTCTTCTCGGCCATTCGACATAGAGGGCTGTTCCGGTCGATGGAGCGAAGTTTGAATAGGGGTCTTCGGCGCAGATTCTGGCTTCGATCGCCCATCCGTACTGGCTACTCGGTTGATCGGGCGCCGGTAGTCCTTGTGCGATCCTTAGCTGGGCTTTGACAAGATCGATGCCGGTTACCAGTTCGGTTACCGGGTGTTCGACCTGCAGACGCGCATTGACTTCGAGAAAGTAGACCTCGTCGCCCGATACAAGAAACTCGACCGTGCCCGCATTGGTGTAACCGGCTTTCTTGGCAATCGCTACTGCAGAATTCGTGAGCCGATCTCGCGCTTCGGACGAGAGTTTAGGCGCTGGGCTTTCTTCGATGATCTTCTGCCGGCGCCGCTGGGCAGAACAATCGCGCTCGAACAGATGGATGGCGCTTCCATGAACGTCGGCCAAGATTTGAACCTCTACATGGCGGGCGGGCGCGATAAGCTTCTCGATCATTAGGCGATCGTCTCCAAATGCGCCTTGGGCTTCGCGTCGAGCGGCGGCAAGGTTAGGGGCCAGATCGCTAGCGTTGTCAACGACGCGCTGACCGCGACCACCGCCGCCCGCAATCGCCTTGATGAGCAGTGGAAATCCGATTTTTTGGGCCTCTGCTTTTAACCGGTCGTCCGATTGGTCTTCTCCAAAGTAGCCAGGGACGACCCTAGCGCCAGCCTGTTGCGCCAGTCGCTTCGCATCGTCTTTGTTGCCTAGAAGTCGCATTGCGCTTGGCGGGGGACCAATGAAGGTAAGACCAGACCTTTGACAGGCTTCGGCAAACTCAGCGTTTTCAGCCAGAAAGCCGTATCCGGGATGGATGGCGTTGGACTCGGACTCTATGGCTGCTTGGATTATGCGGTCGGACTGCAAGTAGCTGTCGCCGATGCGGCGACTTTGGGTTGCATGGGAAAGATAGCCAGCGCGAGAGTCGGCATCGGTGTAAACGGCAACCGTTTCGATGCCGGATTCCGTGCACGCCTGGATGATTCGCCTTGCGATCTCGCCTCGATTGGCGATCAAAACTCGTTTCACAACCGGCTTCCTTTCAACTGACCGCAGGCTGCTGCAATGTCGTGGCCTTTCTCCTCGCGTTGGGTGGTTTCGATGCCTTTTTCGGTCAGCTTATCTCGGAACAGTCGAACTTGCGATGAGCCGGGGCGCTGAAAGTTTAAGTCTGTACGAACAAAGTTAAACGGAATGAGGTTGACCAGGCAAGGGAAGCCCTTAAGCAGACCTGCGAGTTGGTCCGCGTGTTCTGCCTGGTCGTTAATCCCTTTAAGAAGGAGATACTCGAAGGTAACGCGACGGCCCGTTTGAGCGAAGTAACTTCGGCAGGCATCGAGCAGTTCGGCGATCGACCACTTTTTGGCAACCGGCATCAGCGACTTCCTAAGTTCGTCGTTTGGCGCATGAAGCGAGACAGCGAGCGTAATCTGAAGTTTCTCCTTTGCCAAATCTAAAATGCGCGGAACGATTCCGACGGTTGAAATCGTCATTCGTCTCATGCCAATGCCAATCTCCTTGTTCATAAGGCGAATTGAGGTCAGGACATTATCGAAGTTGAGCATCGGCTCGCCCATTCCCATAAAAACGACATGACTGATCCGGCTTGAAGAAAGGGACTGCATGAGAAGAAGCTGATCGACAATCTCCCCCGGGGTCAGGTTCCTTCCGGCGCCTAATTGTGCCGTTGCGCAAAAATGGCAACCCATGGCGCAGCCTACCTGCGAACTGAGGCATACGCTGGTCCGGTCTTTGAAAGGCAGAAGCACACACTCGACTTGTTCCTTGTCGGACAGTTCTACAAGACATTTGATCGTTCCGTCTGCCGATTCCTGTTTTAAGTATAACTTTATGGCCTCAATCTGAAACTTTTCTTCAAGCAGCGAACGGAGGCTTGCAGGCAGGTCCGTCATCTGGTCGAAGCTGCGGCAGTTGGCCGTGTAGACCCAGCGAGCCATCTGTCGCGCTCGATAGATCGGATGGCCTAACTGCTCGACGATTCCTGCCATATCGATCGTCGAGAGGCCGACCAGTGGTTGGGTTTGAACAGCATTCATCGGGTTTCAATATACCTGGCGGTTACGGGTTGTCGAGCCAGCACGAGGGCGCGAACGAAAAAGAGGACCATGAACGGCGCCATGTGCAAAAGGGTGCGCGAACCGCCGGCATAGAGCCAGATGAAGAACCAGCTGACGAACCAGACGATTGCAATCAGCCAAAGATCGCGCGAACGAACGCGAGCGCCGACAAAGAACCCAATGTGAGCAATGATCAGGAAGATCCAGTAGGCGAAGTCGATCAGCACACTCTTCGCGCTCCGGTGCTCTGGTTTCTGCAGACCAATGGGACTGAGCGTGAGGCGCGTCTTTTGCCAAACAAGGCTTGCAAAATCGGTCGGGTTTTCCTTGATCCAGGCAAGAGCGAGATCCATGTACTTTCGGTCGCCATCGACCCAGTTGTCCGCCTTTGTAAAGTCGGCGACGACCACTTCCTCTCCCTTAAGCGCGATCCGTTCGGGGGGCTTCATGGCAAATCCACCGTCCGCTTCCGGGTTGTTGCTCCAGAAAAGTACAAATCCGCCAAGCGAAATTGGTACAAATCTGTCAAATCGGCTGGAGATGTAGATTACATACGGCGCTATGATCAGCGCTGAGGCGAGCAGGAAGATGCCCGCAGGTTTCCATCCTTCCTTGCGCCATGTCCAGATCGCAAAGAGGGGCAGAAGCGGCAAAAGATTGGCCCGGGTCAACGCCAGAAGTCCGACCAGAATGGCCGAACGGATGCGCGACCCGTCCCACAATAGCCAAATCGACCAGACAACCAAGGGTATGACAAGGTTTTCGGTATAGAGCCAGCCGCTGAGCAAGATCAGTTGTGGGTGCAGGGCAGTGAGCCAAAACGTCCAGTGGGCGATTCGCTCGTCAAACAGTTTGCGCGCGCAAGCGGCAGCGCCAAAGGCAGAGAGTACTCCCAAAATCGCATTGACCACCCTGACGGCATCCGGCGCGTGCCCAAAAACCCAATAGACAGACGCCATTAGATAGATGTAGAGCGGCGATGTCTGGAGGCCTTTGGTAAACTCCAATCGACCTTCGCTGGCCAGAATCCATGCCATCTCGTCGTGAAAGACGGAATCGCCGTGCAAAGGGTCTTGACGCAAGTAGGGATCGATCCTCGTCGCCAACAGTGCGTAAGCGATGCGAAAGGCGACGAGCGCGATGAGGGCGATCGACCGGTTCACAGTTCGTAAACCTCGACGCCTCGCGCATCGAACAGGAGCCTAATCTCTTGGACTGCGATCGCCTGTTCCAGCTGTATTCGCCACGATTCGATCGATTCTTGTGGCCAAAATCGTCGGTTGATCAAGATGTGCGTAATGCCCTTGGACTTCAATCCCTCCACGAGGTCGCTCGATGTTGAGAAGTTCGAATAAGGGATGAGCATGTGATGGCCGGCATTAGCCCAAAGGTATTGGCGCTCCAAGTAGAAGCCGCGAGGCTCGTCATACAATCCGATTTTGGCGCTCGGCGCCGTTTGTTCGTTGATAAATCGGTACGCCTCGTAAGGCTGAAACCGCCTGGTCAGGTACTCCTCGCGCTTCTCTCGGTTCCAAATAGCGCTGGTCCAAGGCAGCAGCGCGCCGCCGAATATCCACAAGGCTGCAATCGATTGAAGCGCGACGACCAGCCACAGGGCGCGCTTGCGCAAACGGCCTTGCGCGACGGCGGCTGTGGCAGAAAGTATCGGAAATATCGGTATAAGATAGCGAGTTTGCTGCATCAGGCCAAACCAGGCTAAGAAGGAAGCGATTACAAAACCCAAAGGCAGCCCTGCGGTGGAGGAGACGAAGGGCGCCGCGGCCATCGCCGGACCGGAAGAAGCCACCGTATAGGCGCGCTCGCCTACGATCAGTCCGACCGGGTCCATAAACTTCTCCGGAAAAGAGACCATGTTGTTGGGAGCCATGATCAAACGGTCGACGCTCCGGCCCATTCCAAACTTCAGCTGGTCTCCGCGATAGGCGGCGGCATTTTCTTCGCTCCAATTGCGCCCGCCGAACAGAGAATAGGCGAACGGATAGACCGGATTGCTGGTGTAGAGGTAGGTCTTGATATACCAAGGACATCCTATTAACACGGCTAGAAGGCCAGAGAGGAGCAATGTTGGTATCATTTGAACCTGGCGGCGAACTAACAGCGTCCCAAGCGCAGTCAGACCGAGAATGGCGACGGAAACGAGCGCAAGGTACTTTGTACCGAGCGCAAAGCCCATCAGCACGCCTGCCAGCAAGATTAGTTTTCGCTCAGTTTCAACAATCCCGCGATGAATCGCCAAGACGGCGAGAAAAACGTAGAGCGCAGTCGCCAAATCGGCATAGGCAACGGTCGATTCCCAGAACACGATCGGCGACGAAGCCAAAATTAGACTGCCTAGCCAAGGCCGGTTTGCGCCAAGCCGCTGAGCAAATCCGGCCACGCCGATACAAAGATAGGACAGCGCGGCCCAGTGGAACAACTTGGCCGCGGTTGCCCCGTTCGCCCACAGGCCCCAGGTATACAACATCTCCCATAGGAACGGGAAATTGCTATGGTGCGTAAAGGCAATGTTGTGAATTCGTCCTTCCAATAAGTATAACTTTGGCACAGCCAAGTGATACGCAAGCCCGTCCCAATCGTTGCCGTCGGGCGGAAGCGAAACATAACAGAGCGCCATGCACAAGAAAAAAACGACCGCAACGCAAAGCGGATCGAAAGAGGGTTTGAAGCGCCAATAGCGGAGTCCGATCAAGCCAAGGATGCCAAAGAGAGCCGTAGCGATCGGGAGGCCGACATTGTAAACGCCCAACATGCCGACAACAAAGATCGACATGGCAAAGGCGCCCAGACCAATAGCGCCGCCAGTCGCCATTAACTCCAGCGAGTTGAGGTTCTCCCTCAATCGCCCAAGCAGCAAAGAGCCTGCGGCGCCGCACAGAACGACCATCACGAACGCCATTGCAAGCCCCATGCCGTCAGAATAGTTCGAGCGCTTCGCCTGGCTTCCTGTTCGAGGTAAAATGAGCGCCCATGGCGAGTCGCAACGTACCTAACGAACGACAGAGGGCCAAGAGGAAGCCCAGCCGCGCCCGCCGGGCGATCGGCATCATTGGCTGGCTCTTGGTCGCCGCATGCGGCCTCTGTTTTGGCGGCCTGATCGGATATATAGGCTTTGCCAGCGACGGCGTTGCCATGAGGACGATCTCCGCCATCGTAACGCGCGAAGCGACGCCCGCTCGGGCTTTTCCGGGACGAAACTCGATTACGATACTTGCACTCGGAGCCGATCAAGATCGCGATCGGCGAAAGCGCATCACTAACCGGAGCGCACGGTCGGATACCATCATGGTCGTCAAAGTGGATTTCGATCGTATGCGGGCGGATGCCGTGTCGATTCCTCGCGATACGCTGGTTCGAATCCCTGGGCACGGCTGGGGAAAGGTGAACGCGGCCCATGCATTGGGCGGCGTCGAGTTGGCGGCGAAGACCGTATCCGACCTATTGGGCGAGATTCCGATCGATCATGTAGCGGTGATCGATTATGTCGGCTTTCAGCGTCTGATCGATGCGATCGGCGGAGTCGAGCTCTATGTGGACAAGCGGCTCAAGTATGACGACAACTGGGGCGATCTGCATATCGATCTGCAGCCCGGATTTCAGCATCTCACTGGCGAACAAGCAATGGGATTCGTCCGGTATCGGCACACGGATAGCGATTTTAAGCGCATCGAACGGCAACAGGTCTTTGTGCAGGCTCTTAAAGATAAACTGAAGTCGCCCGGCGTGTGGGTGCGGGCCCCCGATGTGCTGAACAAGGCGTCCAAGATGGT is part of the Armatimonadota bacterium genome and harbors:
- the rlmN gene encoding 23S rRNA (adenine(2503)-C(2))-methyltransferase RlmN; this encodes MNAVQTQPLVGLSTIDMAGIVEQLGHPIYRARQMARWVYTANCRSFDQMTDLPASLRSLLEEKFQIEAIKLYLKQESADGTIKCLVELSDKEQVECVLLPFKDRTSVCLSSQVGCAMGCHFCATAQLGAGRNLTPGEIVDQLLLMQSLSSSRISHVVFMGMGEPMLNFDNVLTSIRLMNKEIGIGMRRMTISTVGIVPRILDLAKEKLQITLAVSLHAPNDELRKSLMPVAKKWSIAELLDACRSYFAQTGRRVTFEYLLLKGINDQAEHADQLAGLLKGFPCLVNLIPFNFVRTDLNFQRPGSSQVRLFRDKLTEKGIETTQREEKGHDIAAACGQLKGSRL
- a CDS encoding ATP-grasp domain-containing protein, whose product is MKRVLIANRGEIARRIIQACTESGIETVAVYTDADSRAGYLSHATQSRRIGDSYLQSDRIIQAAIESESNAIHPGYGFLAENAEFAEACQRSGLTFIGPPPSAMRLLGNKDDAKRLAQQAGARVVPGYFGEDQSDDRLKAEAQKIGFPLLIKAIAGGGGRGQRVVDNASDLAPNLAAARREAQGAFGDDRLMIEKLIAPARHVEVQILADVHGSAIHLFERDCSAQRRRQKIIEESPAPKLSSEARDRLTNSAVAIAKKAGYTNAGTVEFLVSGDEVYFLEVNARLQVEHPVTELVTGIDLVKAQLRIAQGLPAPDQPSSQYGWAIEARICAEDPYSNFAPSTGTALYVEWPRRPFVRVDSALESGDEITLNYDSLLGKVIAWGADRDEAIDRLRLALQETVILGIWTNVGFLIDLIGSAAFRSGSITIDSVENMEITPPPPTDEVLIALAQARPIESAQSQGPWIDAWRLKAQ
- a CDS encoding glycosyltransferase family 39 protein; this encodes MNRSIALIALVAFRIAYALLATRIDPYLRQDPLHGDSVFHDEMAWILASEGRLEFTKGLQTSPLYIYLMASVYWVFGHAPDAVRVVNAILGVLSAFGAAACARKLFDERIAHWTFWLTALHPQLILLSGWLYTENLVIPLVVWSIWLLWDGSRIRSAILVGLLALTRANLLPLLPLFAIWTWRKEGWKPAGIFLLASALIIAPYVIYISSRFDRFVPISLGGFVLFWSNNPEADGGFAMKPPERIALKGEEVVVADFTKADNWVDGDRKYMDLALAWIKENPTDFASLVWQKTRLTLSPIGLQKPEHRSAKSVLIDFAYWIFLIIAHIGFFVGARVRSRDLWLIAIVWFVSWFFIWLYAGGSRTLLHMAPFMVLFFVRALVLARQPVTARYIETR
- a CDS encoding tetratricopeptide repeat protein, which produces MSMHQDPDIKAAEDKARDALKAGRYQEAIDALQEAVHGHPACADLHTFLGIAYYHMSNMDDAVKSFARAAALDNGHAMAHYNYAAILDKVGKTYEAIEELQLALKIDPHYRQAEELLSQIQARLETKHKESWEWS
- a CDS encoding hydroxymethylglutaryl-CoA lyase — its product is MKLPKRVRIVEVGPRDGLQNEPVALSWQDRTQFIDLLSAAGFSAIEAGAFVKPSLVPQMADTGDVLKAIQRNLGVRYPVLVPNAKGLQLAVESGAQEIAVFAAASESFSQKNINMTIEQSLANYAEVVAQAKGAGLWVRAYVSTAFDCPYEGAVPVKAVSSVANQLGKIGADEIAIGDTIGTATPARVSKLTDSLLRVIPPERLAYHFHDTRGMAAANVLTAMLHGIWIFDSSAAGLGGCPFAPGAAGNLASEDLLYMLSEMGIETGVDIEKLTEASRFVLEKLHRPAASRTLQAILSK
- a CDS encoding LCP family protein, with amino-acid sequence MASRNVPNERQRAKRKPSRARRAIGIIGWLLVAACGLCFGGLIGYIGFASDGVAMRTISAIVTREATPARAFPGRNSITILALGADQDRDRRKRITNRSARSDTIMVVKVDFDRMRADAVSIPRDTLVRIPGHGWGKVNAAHALGGVELAAKTVSDLLGEIPIDHVAVIDYVGFQRLIDAIGGVELYVDKRLKYDDNWGDLHIDLQPGFQHLTGEQAMGFVRYRHTDSDFKRIERQQVFVQALKDKLKSPGVWVRAPDVLNKASKMVASSLTYEQLLALATYVRSLPQDAVQMKTLPVRDGRGTYLTVDKEESKKILRELSFWESYTYSKR